One segment of Primulina tabacum isolate GXHZ01 chromosome 14, ASM2559414v2, whole genome shotgun sequence DNA contains the following:
- the LOC142525230 gene encoding protein RETARDED ROOT GROWTH, mitochondrial has protein sequence MGRWRASLVISRIICASKSAFNLNYNRNPPLRSPYFSLISENRNQFLNLRLFSALPFPSPYYTDDFDFKTDDFDQNQIGEEVSKYEDEVKIPVKAFFLCTSVDLKNLQAENSRYVIPATSRSSNSIALRYLDSPLQAGSFFEENVSRYRYMVIFQYGSAVLFNVEDHEVDFYLQTVRQHASGLLPEMRKDDYAIKEKPLLVEDMQGGPDYIVLKNLDVDSIRIIGSVLGQSIALDYFVSQIDGMVEEFAKINRGMEKTGTFTMQRKKLFQLVGKANSNLADVILKVGLFERSEIAWRDAKYAQILDYLREEFEVTQRFGNLDFKLKFVEHNIHFLQEVLQNRKSDLLEWCIIVLLSTENVISVYEIVRESGGTLI, from the exons ATGGGGAGATGGAGAGCTTCCCTCGTAATCTCCCGCATCATATGTGCATCGAAATCAGCATTTAATCTTAACTACAACAGAAACCCACCTCTTAGATCTCCATATTTTTCATTGATTTCAGAGAATAGGAACCAATTCTTGAATTTAAGGTTGTTTTCTGCACTCCCATTTCCATCTCCTTATTATACTGACGATTTCGATTTCAAGACCGACGATTTTGACCAGAACCAGATTGGCGAAGAAGTTTCCAAATACGAGGACGAGGTGAAAATCCCGGTCAAGGCTTTCTTTCTTTGCACCAG CGTTGATTTGAAGAATCTTCAAGCTGAGAATTCAAGATATGTTATTCCCGCAACCTCGCGATCATCAAATAGTATTGCTCTCCGATATTTGGACTCCCCTTTGCAAGCA GGATCCTTTTTTGAAGAGAATGTGAGTCGCTATCGTTACATGGTTATCTTCCAATATGGTTCGGCAGTCTTGTTCAATGTAGAGGATCACGAGGTTGATTTCTACCTGCAAACTGTGAGGCAACATGCTTCGGGATTGCTTCCTGAGATGAGAAAAGATG ACTATGCTATAAAAGAGAAGCCCTTGTTGGTCGAGGATATGCAGGGAGGTCCAGATTACATTGTTTTGAAAAATCTTGACGTGGATAGCATCCGCATAATTGGCAGTGTTCTTGGTCAGAGCATTGCTCTTGATTATTTCGTATCACAG ATTGACGGTATGGTTGAAGAGTTTGCGAAAATAAATCGTGGGATGGAGAAGACCGGCACTTTTACAATGCAACGGAAGAAGCTATTTCAACTTGTAGGGAAGGCTAATTCAAATTTAGCTGATGTAATTCTAAAAGTCGGTCTTTTTGAGAG ATCAGAAATTGCATGGAGAGATGCAAAATATGCACAAATACTCGACTATCTTCGCGAGGAATTCGAGGTGACACAAAGATTTGGAAACCTCGATTTCAAGCTAAAGTTTGTTGAG CATAACATCCATTTTCTTCAAGAAGTGCTTCAAAATCGGAAGTCGGATTTGCTGGAATGGTGTATCATAGTCTTGCTGAGCACAGAAAATGTAATCTCAGTTTATGAGATTGTTAGAGAATCTGGTGGGACGCTGATTTGA